One window from the genome of Spirosoma rhododendri encodes:
- a CDS encoding DinB family protein — MPITVDDAYLVPFLPATKPERMIDEPEIATIKELFISSIDRLQADFDEQKFVNYSPSKWVATKYGVDVMNIDEALDFLLYHEGYHCGYILALRHLV, encoded by the coding sequence TTGCCGATCACGGTAGATGATGCCTATCTGGTGCCTTTTCTTCCTGCTACAAAGCCCGAGCGGATGATCGATGAGCCCGAAATTGCAACGATCAAAGAGCTATTCATCTCGTCGATCGACAGGCTTCAGGCTGACTTCGATGAGCAAAAGTTTGTGAACTATTCACCGTCTAAGTGGGTCGCTACCAAATACGGAGTCGATGTGATGAACATCGACGAGGCACTCGATTTTCTGCTGTACCACGAAGGGTATCACTGCGGCTATATCCTTGCCCTGCGTCACCTTGTCTGA
- a CDS encoding GEVED domain-containing protein: MKAGWWLLLFVATLRSAWGQVLPDTARILCGTVSLTPAQRKLLEGAAAQAVAQRQADASAPTGITYVPIRPHILRRSDGTGGYSLTSLNNVIALTNRYYKPAGIQFFFAGTTPDYVDDDALYASFESGASESVIATRNAANALNLYYIQAFSNPGMGGYSYFPANDVRSTQSFIRVGSDDDLGNRLIPHELGHIFNLIHTFDTSNGYEQVSGGNCKSAGDLVCDTPADPTGWPQFPDAGPDCVSGCPSVYNCTFTESGTNAQYRPSPTNIMSYFFPCTHDLTPGQYRRIMDGLTLRQTHTAYSLTAPSTDAAPVTDLSAAIVSGQVTLSWTDWNSNEMGYFIERSVTGNPADFVCIGGVGPNATTFVDGHAPSATTVFYRLRSSNSTGSWSNVTSIATPVCRPDYAYGCQRYLTGIGGVTIDSRVLSQNSGCAASGFSQSATVVPSLTAGRSYPFAISPINRVNAMRLTIWADFNRNGSFSDPGEQVYQTPASTTAVVTGSLTIPPTVSPGRVSLRIISVAVSADNPTDPCGSYEYGEAEDYQLAIGSISDVVKTVQNGPWTDPAVWSVNRVPATGDAVTIEHVISLPPAQQPTPSGQARRITISPGGKLIYASGGVLRLN, encoded by the coding sequence ATGAAAGCTGGCTGGTGGCTACTCCTGTTTGTCGCAACACTCCGTTCAGCCTGGGGGCAGGTATTACCCGACACGGCCCGTATTCTGTGCGGCACCGTTTCCCTGACACCGGCGCAGCGCAAACTTCTTGAGGGAGCCGCGGCTCAGGCCGTGGCCCAGCGGCAGGCCGATGCCAGCGCACCCACCGGCATCACGTATGTACCCATTCGGCCGCACATCCTCCGGCGTTCCGACGGTACCGGCGGCTACAGCCTGACCAGCCTGAACAATGTGATTGCCCTGACCAACCGGTACTATAAACCCGCTGGCATTCAGTTTTTCTTTGCGGGAACTACCCCCGATTACGTAGACGATGATGCGCTGTATGCGTCGTTTGAGAGCGGGGCCAGCGAAAGCGTAATAGCCACCCGCAACGCGGCCAACGCCCTGAATCTGTATTACATTCAGGCCTTCAGCAATCCCGGAATGGGGGGCTATTCGTACTTTCCGGCCAACGACGTTCGCTCGACACAGTCATTTATCCGGGTGGGCAGCGACGACGATCTGGGCAACCGGCTGATTCCGCACGAACTAGGCCATATCTTCAACCTGATCCACACCTTCGACACCAGCAACGGCTACGAGCAGGTATCAGGCGGCAACTGCAAGTCGGCGGGCGATCTGGTCTGCGACACCCCGGCCGACCCCACAGGCTGGCCGCAATTCCCGGATGCCGGTCCAGACTGCGTATCGGGTTGTCCATCGGTTTATAACTGCACGTTCACCGAATCCGGGACCAACGCGCAGTATCGCCCCTCCCCGACCAATATCATGTCGTACTTCTTCCCCTGTACCCACGACCTGACGCCGGGGCAGTACCGGCGGATTATGGATGGACTGACGCTTCGCCAAACCCACACGGCCTACTCACTCACGGCACCGTCGACTGATGCAGCACCCGTGACCGACCTGTCGGCTGCCATTGTCAGCGGGCAGGTAACCCTCTCCTGGACCGACTGGAACAGCAACGAAATGGGGTACTTTATCGAACGGTCCGTTACCGGTAATCCAGCCGATTTTGTGTGTATCGGGGGTGTCGGCCCAAACGCGACGACGTTCGTTGATGGGCACGCGCCGTCGGCCACGACAGTTTTTTATCGGCTGCGGTCGTCTAACAGTACCGGTAGCTGGAGCAATGTGACCAGCATCGCGACACCCGTCTGCCGGCCTGACTACGCGTATGGGTGCCAACGGTATCTGACAGGTATAGGCGGGGTTACGATCGACAGTCGGGTGCTGAGCCAGAACTCCGGTTGTGCAGCGTCGGGGTTTAGCCAGTCTGCGACGGTGGTTCCCTCGCTCACGGCGGGGCGTAGCTACCCGTTTGCGATCAGCCCGATCAACCGCGTCAATGCCATGCGCCTGACGATCTGGGCCGACTTCAACCGCAACGGTTCGTTCAGCGACCCCGGCGAACAGGTTTACCAGACACCAGCGTCGACTACCGCCGTTGTCACGGGTAGCCTGACCATCCCCCCGACGGTATCGCCCGGCCGGGTTTCGCTGCGAATTATTTCGGTGGCCGTCAGCGCCGACAACCCAACCGACCCCTGCGGCAGTTATGAGTACGGCGAAGCTGAAGACTATCAGTTGGCTATAGGATCGATCAGTGACGTCGTCAAAACGGTCCAGAACGGCCCCTGGACTGACCCGGCGGTGTGGTCGGTAAACCGCGTACCGGCAACGGGCGACGCCGTCACCATCGAGCACGTAATTTCACTGCCGCCCGCCCAGCAACCAACCCCCTCCGGGCAGGCTCGACGCATTACGATCTCACCAGGCGGCAAACTAATTTATGCCAGTGGTGGGGTGCTGCGGCTGAACTGA